From a single Piliocolobus tephrosceles isolate RC106 chromosome 21, ASM277652v3, whole genome shotgun sequence genomic region:
- the PGLYRP1 gene encoding peptidoglycan recognition protein 1: MSRHCALLAWALLGLLRLREAQKTEAPACCSPIVPRNEWRALESECTQRLSLPLRYVVVSHTAGSSCNTPASCQQQTQNVQSYHVKTRHWCDVGYNFLIGEDGLVYEGRGWNFMGAHADHMWNPMSIGISFMGNYMDRVPPPRALRAAQGLLACGVAQGALKSNYVVKGHRDVQRTLSPGDQLYNLIQNWPHYSSR; the protein is encoded by the exons ATGTCCCGCCACTGCGCGCTGCTTGCCTGGGCTCTCCTCGGCCTCCTTCGACTCCGAGAGGCTCAGAAGACAGAAGCCCCGGCCTGCTGCAGCCCTATAGTGCCCCGGAACGAGTGGAGGGCCCTGGAGTCAGAGTGCACCCAGCGCCTGAGCCTGCCCTTGCGCTATGTGGTGGTGTCGCACACGGCGGGCAGCAGCTGCAACACCCCAGCCTCGTGCCAGCAGCAGACCCAGAATGTGCAGTCCTACCACGTGAAGACACGGCACTGGTGCGACGTGGGCTACAA CTTCCTGATTGGAGAAGACGGGCTCGTATACGAGGGCCGTGGATGGAACTTCATGGGCGCCCACGCAGATCACATGTGGAACCCCATGTCCATTGGCATCAGCTTCATGGGCAACTACATGG aTCGGGTGCCCCCACCCCGGGCCCTCCGGGCAGCCCAGGGTCTACTGGCCTGCGGTGTGGCTCAGGGAGCCCTGAagtccaactatgtggtcaaagGACACCGGGATGTGCAGCGTACACTCTCTCCAGGCGACCAGCTCTACAACCTCATCCAGAATTGGCCACACTACTCCTCCCGCTGA